From Streptomyces sp. NBC_01460, a single genomic window includes:
- a CDS encoding allophanate hydrolase translates to MHHIRAAYDRIAAADRPEIWIHLRPRAEVEAEAAAVDPGLPLAGRLFAVKGNIDVAGLPTTAGCPSYAYRPDRDAPVVAHLRAAGAVVVGTTNLDQFATGLVGTRSPYGAVRNALAPDRISGGSSSGSAVAVALGMADFALGTDTAGSGRVPAAFNGIVGLKPTYGAVPTQGVVPACASLDCVTVFARTLPEAERALAHMVTDAGRPPSRSPGPWRVAVPGAEGLGELDPGWAEAYEAAAGRLEAAGALLRPLDPSPFLEAAGMLYEGAFVAERYTAVGEFADKGAPDLDPTVAAIIAGARELPAHRLYADRTRLAALRARALDSLGDADALLLPTAPGHPTLAEVAADPLGSNARLGRFTNSTNLFGLAAVAVPAGTVSGLPFGVMLIGPAHTEDRLARIATLLTEPPARLAVVGAHLTGQPLNPQLLALGGRYVDTTTTAAEYRLHALATVPPKPGLVHVPDGTGAPVEAEIWELPAAALGALVAALPRPMAIGSVSLADGTSVPGFLCEPEATSDARDITRYGGWRAYIASL, encoded by the coding sequence ATGCATCACATCCGTGCCGCCTACGACCGCATCGCCGCCGCCGACCGCCCCGAGATCTGGATCCACCTCCGGCCCCGGGCCGAGGTGGAGGCGGAGGCGGCCGCCGTGGATCCCGGGCTGCCCCTCGCCGGCCGCCTGTTCGCGGTCAAGGGCAACATCGACGTGGCCGGGTTGCCCACCACCGCGGGGTGCCCGTCCTACGCCTACCGGCCGGACCGCGACGCCCCCGTGGTGGCGCACCTCCGCGCGGCGGGCGCGGTCGTCGTCGGGACCACCAACCTGGATCAGTTCGCCACCGGGCTGGTGGGCACCAGGTCACCGTACGGAGCGGTCCGCAACGCCCTCGCCCCCGACCGGATCAGCGGCGGGTCCAGCTCCGGGTCGGCCGTGGCCGTCGCGCTGGGCATGGCCGACTTCGCCCTGGGCACGGACACCGCGGGGTCGGGCCGCGTACCCGCCGCATTCAACGGGATCGTGGGCCTCAAGCCGACCTACGGTGCGGTGCCCACGCAGGGCGTCGTCCCGGCCTGCGCGAGCCTGGACTGCGTGACCGTGTTCGCCCGCACCCTCCCGGAGGCCGAGCGGGCCCTCGCCCACATGGTGACCGACGCCGGCCGGCCTCCGTCCCGCTCCCCCGGCCCCTGGCGTGTCGCCGTTCCCGGCGCGGAGGGTCTCGGCGAGCTCGACCCTGGGTGGGCGGAGGCCTACGAGGCCGCGGCCGGCCGCCTGGAGGCTGCGGGCGCCCTTCTGCGCCCGCTCGATCCTTCCCCCTTCCTGGAGGCCGCCGGGATGCTCTACGAGGGTGCGTTCGTCGCGGAGCGCTACACCGCGGTGGGCGAGTTCGCGGACAAGGGAGCCCCCGACCTCGACCCCACGGTCGCGGCGATCATCGCGGGGGCCCGCGAGCTCCCGGCCCACCGCCTCTACGCCGACCGGACCCGGCTGGCGGCGCTCCGGGCGCGGGCCCTCGACTCCCTCGGTGACGCCGACGCCCTCCTGCTGCCCACCGCGCCCGGCCATCCCACCCTCGCCGAGGTCGCCGCCGATCCCCTCGGATCGAACGCCCGGCTGGGCCGCTTCACCAACTCGACCAACCTGTTCGGCCTCGCCGCCGTCGCGGTTCCCGCGGGCACGGTCAGCGGTCTCCCCTTCGGAGTGATGCTCATCGGCCCCGCCCACACCGAGGACCGGCTGGCGCGCATCGCGACCCTGCTCACCGAACCGCCCGCCCGCCTGGCCGTCGTGGGCGCCCACCTGACCGGTCAGCCGCTGAACCCGCAGCTCCTGGCCCTCGGAGGCCGCTACGTGGACACGACCACGACCGCCGCCGAGTACCGTCTCCACGCCCTGGCCACCGTTCCGCCGAAGCCCGGACTGGTCCATGTCCCGGACGGTACGGGAGCTCCGGTCGAGGCCGAGATCTGGGAGCTTCCCGCCGCCGCTCTGGGTGCTCTCGTG